One Actinomycetota bacterium genomic window, CGCTCGGATCCAGGTCCACCGCCTGGGAACGGAGGTGCGGGCCTTCACCAGGAACCTGGCCGACGCCACCGACCGCGTTCCCGAGGTGGTGGCGGCGGTCGGCGCGCTCCCGGCGGAGGCGCTGGTGCTGGACGGCGAGGCCATCGCGCTCCGGGCGGACGGCCGGCCGCATCCGTTCCAGGTGACCATGAGCCGGTTCGGGAGCCGGCTGGAGGTGGAGCAGCTCCGGGCCGCGACGCCGCTGTCGGCGTTCTTCTTCGACTGCCTGCACGTGGACGGCGACGACCTCATCGACCGCCCCACCTCCGAGCGGGTGGCGGCGCTCGCGGAGCGGCTTCCCGACGGGTTGCGGGTGCCGCGGGTCGTGGTGAAGGACACGGCGGAGGGAACGGCGGAGGGCGAGGCGTTCCTGGAGGCCGCGCTGGGGCGAGGCCACGAGGGGGTCATGGTGAAGGCGCTGGACGCGCCGTACGAGGCGGGCCGGCGGGGGTCGACGTGGCTGAAGGTGAAGCGGGCCCACACGCTGGACCTGGTGGTGCTGGCCGCGGAGTGGGGACACGGCCGCCGGCAGGGGTGGCTGTCGAACCTGCACCTGGGGGCCCGCGACCCGTCGACGGGCGGGTTCATCATGCTGGGCAAGACGTTCAAGGGCATGACCGACCAGATGCTGGCCTGGCAGACCGACCGGTTCCTGGAGCTCGAGACCGGCCGGGATGCCCACACGGTGTACGTGCGGCCGGAGCTCGTGGTGGAGGTGGCGTTCGACGGCCTCCAGGCCAGCACCCGCTACCCCGGGGGGCTGGCGCTGCGGTTCGCCCGGGTCAAGGGGTACCGGCCCGACAAGGGCCCGGCAGACGCCGACACCATCGAAACGGTCCGGGCGATTCACGGCGGCGGTGGCCGTGGCGGT contains:
- a CDS encoding ATP-dependent DNA ligase; its protein translation is MLLEEIARTSAEVAATAARLGKIGRLASVLLSLRPEEVPVAVAYLSGELPQGTIGVGWASLRELPPAAASPSLTLLDVHGAFDRLKAATGPGSQAVRRHEIADLFGRATEEERRFLFGLLSGELRQGALEGVMVEAVGRAAEVPAAEVRRAAMLAGDLGAVAAAAIADGRAGLGAFRLTVLRPVQPMLAQTAEDVGQALERIRPAAVEWKLDGARIQVHRLGTEVRAFTRNLADATDRVPEVVAAVGALPAEALVLDGEAIALRADGRPHPFQVTMSRFGSRLEVEQLRAATPLSAFFFDCLHVDGDDLIDRPTSERVAALAERLPDGLRVPRVVVKDTAEGTAEGEAFLEAALGRGHEGVMVKALDAPYEAGRRGSTWLKVKRAHTLDLVVLAAEWGHGRRQGWLSNLHLGARDPSTGGFIMLGKTFKGMTDQMLAWQTDRFLELETGRDAHTVYVRPELVVEVAFDGLQASTRYPGGLALRFARVKGYRPDKGPADADTIETVRAIHGGGGRGGGGGGGGGVER